The Novosphingobium terrae genome has a window encoding:
- a CDS encoding rod shape-determining protein: protein MALSDLFSFTSSDLAIDLGTANTVVYVRNRGVVLAEPSVVALQTVNGVSTVLAVGADAKLMMGKTPDHIRTVRPLRNGVISDLDVAEQMIAHFVRKAQGQGDGARQDVTRRMRGRPEIVVCVPSGSTRVERRAIRDAASNAGASKVWLIDEPMAAAIGAELPVTHPVGSMVVDIGGGTTEVGVIATGGLSLSMSVRVGGDRMDDAIGSYVRRNHNLLIGEATAERVKLQLGAARIGQDGPEPAAVIKGRDLAKGVPQEMTITQEEIVESLSEPVGQIVEAVRAALEQTPPEIAADIIDGGIVMTGGGSLLSNLDQLLAQETGLPVSVADNPLNCVAMGAGRVLEDGIYRGVLHAT, encoded by the coding sequence ATGGCCCTGTCCGATCTGTTTTCCTTCACCTCTTCCGATCTGGCGATCGACTTGGGCACGGCCAATACGGTCGTCTATGTCCGCAACCGGGGCGTGGTGCTGGCCGAGCCTTCGGTGGTGGCGTTGCAGACCGTCAATGGTGTTTCCACAGTGCTGGCAGTGGGGGCGGATGCCAAGCTGATGATGGGCAAGACGCCCGACCATATCCGCACCGTGCGCCCCTTGCGCAACGGCGTGATTTCCGACCTCGACGTGGCCGAGCAGATGATCGCCCATTTCGTGCGCAAGGCACAGGGTCAGGGCGATGGCGCGCGGCAGGATGTGACCCGCCGGATGCGCGGGCGGCCAGAGATCGTGGTCTGCGTGCCCTCGGGCTCGACGCGGGTAGAACGGCGCGCCATTCGTGACGCAGCTTCCAACGCCGGGGCCAGCAAGGTGTGGCTGATCGATGAGCCCATGGCCGCCGCGATCGGCGCCGAACTGCCCGTCACCCATCCGGTGGGATCGATGGTGGTGGACATCGGCGGCGGCACCACCGAGGTTGGCGTGATCGCCACGGGGGGCCTGAGCCTTTCCATGTCGGTGCGTGTCGGCGGGGACAGGATGGACGATGCCATCGGCTCCTACGTGCGCCGCAACCACAATCTGCTGATCGGTGAGGCCACGGCGGAACGGGTGAAGCTGCAGCTGGGCGCCGCGCGCATCGGTCAGGACGGGCCCGAGCCTGCCGCCGTGATCAAGGGCCGTGATCTGGCCAAGGGCGTCCCTCAGGAAATGACGATCACGCAGGAAGAGATCGTGGAATCGCTGAGCGAGCCCGTGGGCCAGATCGTGGAGGCGGTGCGCGCCGCGCTGGAGCAGACCCCTCCGGAAATCGCGGCGGACATCATCGATGGCGGCATCGTGATGACCGGCGGCGGATCGCTGCTGTCCAATCTTGACCAGTTGCTGGCCCAGGAGACCGGCCTGCCGGTGAGCGTGGCCGACAATCCGCTCAATTGCGTGGCGATGGGCGCCGGGCGCGTGCTGGAGGACGGGATCTATCGCGGGGTGCTGCACGCCACCTGA
- a CDS encoding LysR family transcriptional regulator has protein sequence MNLLVALDALLAEGSVTGAAKRLGLSSSAMSRTLTRLRAATGDPLLVRAGRGLVPTPHARELRDTVRRLTHEARTVLSPPAAALDIAALEQTFTLRAGEGFLARFLPPLVRAIREAAPGVRLCFAPKPSKDARPLREGPVDLDIGVAGDSGPELRSRFLFRDKVIGAVRPGHPLLTGPITPQRYASCDHVVASRRGARSGPVDEALRVLGLTRNIAAIVPGFPDAMRLARSSDLVALVPSSCLIRTADEPERPDDLIGFALPLNTPDVVVSLMWHPRLDADPAHRWLRDTVQAACLNHMRHAGTRMHVA, from the coding sequence ATGAACCTGCTTGTCGCGCTTGACGCTTTGCTGGCCGAAGGCAGCGTGACCGGTGCGGCCAAGCGGCTGGGCCTGAGTTCATCCGCCATGAGCCGCACCCTCACCCGCCTGCGCGCCGCCACCGGCGATCCGCTGCTGGTGCGCGCCGGGCGCGGTCTGGTGCCCACGCCGCATGCCAGAGAGCTGCGCGACACGGTGCGGCGCCTGACCCATGAGGCGCGCACGGTCCTCAGCCCGCCGGCTGCCGCGCTCGATATTGCCGCGCTGGAGCAGACCTTTACCCTGCGCGCCGGGGAGGGTTTTCTCGCCCGCTTTCTGCCTCCGCTGGTCAGGGCGATCCGCGAAGCGGCGCCCGGCGTGCGCCTGTGCTTCGCCCCCAAGCCCAGCAAGGATGCCCGCCCCCTGCGCGAAGGGCCGGTCGATCTGGATATTGGCGTGGCGGGGGATTCCGGGCCGGAACTGCGCAGCCGATTCCTGTTTCGCGACAAGGTGATCGGCGCCGTTCGCCCCGGCCATCCGCTGCTGACCGGCCCCATCACGCCGCAGCGCTATGCGTCCTGCGACCATGTCGTCGCCTCGCGCCGGGGAGCCCGGTCCGGCCCTGTCGATGAAGCACTCCGCGTGCTGGGGCTGACACGCAACATTGCCGCCATCGTGCCGGGCTTTCCCGATGCCATGCGTCTGGCGCGCAGCTCCGATCTGGTTGCGCTGGTGCCATCCTCATGCCTGATCCGCACCGCCGATGAGCCCGAGCGCCCTGACGATCTGATCGGCTTCGCGCTGCCGCTGAACACGCCCGATGTGGTGGTCTCGCTGATGTGGCATCCCCGGCTCGATGCCGATCCGGCGCATCGCTGGTTGCGTGACACGGTTCAGGCCGCCTGCCTCAATCATATGCGCCACGCGGGAACCCGAATGCATGTTGCATGA
- a CDS encoding amidohydrolase family protein, with protein sequence MQLIGIEEHVLTPEVLQAWHDLGLEAQDPSVAFHGGPIAGRLMDLADQRLALMDETGMDMQVLSLTTPMLHDLGAESVDLARRTNDLLAQAIARHPARFQGFATLPVSRPEEAALELERCVKELGFTGTMLCGRVEEHNLDAPFLAPIFQSAARLKAPILLHPRMPAPAVRQAYYSGFHAELDAAFAAFGLGWHYDAGIQFLRLVLSGTFDRLPDLQVILGHWGEVVLFYAERLAAMDRFSRLKRPIADYLRDNLYVTASGMFMPHYLERALAIVGPERLLFSTDFPYQYRPGGDARQFLDTCGLEGADKEAFAHGNWLRLNAALVS encoded by the coding sequence ATGCAGTTGATCGGCATCGAAGAGCATGTTCTTACGCCAGAGGTTTTGCAGGCCTGGCATGATCTTGGCCTTGAGGCGCAGGACCCCAGCGTCGCTTTCCATGGCGGCCCCATCGCGGGGCGGCTGATGGATCTGGCGGATCAGCGTCTGGCGCTGATGGATGAGACCGGCATGGATATGCAGGTCCTCTCGCTCACCACGCCGATGCTGCATGATCTGGGCGCGGAGAGTGTCGATCTGGCGCGCCGCACCAATGATCTGCTGGCGCAGGCAATTGCCCGCCATCCGGCACGGTTTCAGGGTTTTGCCACGTTGCCGGTCTCCCGGCCCGAGGAAGCGGCGCTGGAGCTGGAGCGCTGCGTGAAGGAGCTGGGCTTTACCGGCACCATGCTGTGCGGGCGGGTGGAGGAGCATAATCTGGATGCGCCTTTCCTCGCGCCCATCTTCCAGAGCGCGGCGCGGTTGAAGGCGCCCATCCTGCTTCACCCGCGCATGCCTGCGCCTGCGGTGAGGCAGGCCTATTATTCAGGCTTCCATGCCGAGCTTGATGCCGCCTTCGCCGCCTTTGGGCTTGGCTGGCATTATGATGCGGGCATCCAGTTCCTCCGGCTGGTCCTCTCCGGCACCTTCGACCGCCTGCCCGATCTGCAGGTCATCCTCGGCCATTGGGGCGAGGTGGTGCTGTTCTATGCCGAAAGGCTGGCCGCGATGGACCGTTTCTCACGGCTGAAGCGCCCCATTGCCGACTATCTGCGCGACAATCTCTATGTAACGGCCAGCGGGATGTTCATGCCGCATTACCTGGAGCGCGCTCTGGCGATTGTCGGCCCCGAGCGGCTGCTGTTCTCCACCGACTTTCCCTATCAATACCGCCCCGGCGGCGATGCGCGGCAGTTTCTGGACACATGCGGGCTGGAGGGCGCAGACAAGGAAGCCTTCGCCCATGGCAATTGGCTGCGTCTGAATGCCGCGCTGGTGAGTTAG
- a CDS encoding BadF/BadG/BcrA/BcrD ATPase family protein, producing MTYYLGIDAGGSNCRARLIDANGTIIGEGRSGAANARIGLEALYETLKDTADQAVAQAGLSLEQRAQIKAGMGIAGITRPGVREALQGFDFGFASTAYATDALIANLGAHGGHDGAILIIGTGSAAQLRVDGHDFTIGGYGFPISDEGSGAALGLSAMRHALRALDGRTRQTPLSTAVTARFNHDTAQAVAWMDQATPRDYGTFAPLVMDYAEANDTIARSIVEDAAAHIERFIETIFERGAARCALVGGLAPRMAPWLRSRTVAHLCQPLGDSLEGAISLAGRPLSDIPLGTK from the coding sequence ATGACCTATTATCTGGGCATCGACGCCGGCGGCAGCAACTGCCGCGCCCGCCTGATCGACGCCAATGGCACCATCATCGGCGAGGGCCGCTCGGGCGCGGCCAATGCGCGCATCGGGCTGGAGGCGCTCTATGAGACGCTGAAGGACACCGCCGATCAGGCCGTGGCACAAGCAGGCCTCTCGCTTGAACAGCGCGCGCAAATCAAGGCGGGCATGGGCATTGCGGGCATCACCCGTCCCGGCGTGCGCGAGGCGCTGCAAGGCTTCGACTTCGGCTTTGCCTCCACCGCCTATGCCACCGATGCGCTGATCGCCAATCTGGGCGCGCATGGCGGGCATGACGGGGCAATCCTGATCATCGGCACCGGCAGCGCCGCGCAGCTGCGCGTTGACGGCCATGACTTCACCATCGGCGGCTATGGCTTCCCCATATCCGACGAAGGCAGCGGCGCGGCTCTGGGCCTTTCCGCCATGCGCCATGCCCTGCGCGCGCTGGACGGGCGCACGCGGCAAACGCCGCTCAGTACAGCGGTGACCGCACGCTTCAACCATGACACCGCTCAGGCCGTGGCGTGGATGGATCAGGCCACCCCGCGCGACTATGGCACCTTCGCCCCGCTGGTGATGGATTACGCCGAAGCGAACGACACCATCGCCCGCTCCATCGTCGAGGATGCCGCCGCCCATATCGAGCGCTTTATCGAAACCATCTTCGAACGCGGCGCGGCGCGCTGCGCTCTGGTGGGCGGTCTGGCGCCACGCATGGCGCCATGGCTGCGCTCGCGCACGGTGGCGCATCTGTGCCAGCCGCTGGGGGATTCGCTGGAAGGCGCGATCAGTCTGGCCGGTCGGCCACTCTCGGACATTCCCTTAGGCACCAAGTGA
- a CDS encoding sulfite reductase flavoprotein subunit alpha: MTRSVLFQIHWFLGITAGLVLAVMGVTGATISFENEIMQALSPGVVTVANPGKPALSPDALVAAASAQSGGLRVSTLSLSSDPGKAAEVFFDPPKGKKGRGDYGYIDPYTGRLLGHAKGEETFRFLRSLHRWMALPGDGNGIGRTITGIAALSLIYFALSGLYLRWPRKPLDWRAWFVLDLRMSGRNLYRALHAVIGGWVLVFYLLSALTGLWWSYDWYRQSVIYALTGKAAEQEHGEKDGKEPKGPPPVLAPAWASFLQASGGKYESLRITIPKGDKPVDIRALVPGARHDRMTDNYRIDAQSGEVVKADLYAKRKLGVVITTSVYELHRGAFFGLIGRIIMLITSLTMPLFFVTGLLLYFARRRKKRELKAVDAPVLANAGGSGETLVVYASQTGGAERLARQTAAAFDDAQLVALPQLDEAMLAKARRALLVVSTYGEGEAPDHARSFARKAMAAPAALGELDYAVLALGDREYPDFCAFGHQVDHWLHQGGARRLFDMIEVDGDDPDAQRQWQQQIASIGAHGELPDWQPASYDRWRLAERQLLNPGSAGGPAYHIVLEPLGDAARDWEAGDIAEVLPRHDPAVVSAWLAQAGLDGAALVEGRALADHLAASILPDAVAGRGAQEIVNTLRPLPHREYSIASIPADGSVHLLVRQASDENGKLGLGSGWLTAFAPLGGEIAMRLHANVNFRAPADPAPMVLIGNGTGLAGLRAHLRHRAAHGIGESWLMLGERNAAHDAFHEAELLAAVSAGSLTRLDRTWSRDAGDGRYVQALLADHAEELRAWVQRGASIYVCGSLKGMAPAVDAALRAALGDETVEAMMEEGRYKRDIY; the protein is encoded by the coding sequence ATGACCCGTTCCGTCCTGTTTCAAATCCACTGGTTTCTGGGCATCACCGCCGGCCTCGTGCTGGCGGTGATGGGCGTGACGGGCGCCACGATCAGCTTTGAAAACGAGATCATGCAGGCGCTCAGCCCCGGTGTGGTGACGGTGGCCAATCCCGGCAAACCGGCCCTGTCGCCCGATGCGCTGGTGGCGGCCGCCTCGGCACAGAGCGGTGGGTTGCGGGTCAGCACGCTGAGCCTCTCGTCCGATCCGGGCAAGGCGGCAGAGGTCTTTTTCGATCCGCCCAAGGGCAAGAAGGGGCGCGGCGATTACGGCTACATCGACCCCTACACTGGCAGGCTGCTGGGCCATGCCAAGGGCGAGGAAACCTTCCGCTTCCTGCGCAGCCTGCACCGCTGGATGGCGCTGCCGGGCGATGGCAATGGCATCGGACGCACGATCACGGGCATTGCGGCGCTTTCGCTGATCTATTTCGCGCTGTCTGGCCTGTATCTGCGCTGGCCGCGCAAGCCGCTCGACTGGCGCGCGTGGTTCGTGCTGGATCTGCGGATGAGCGGGCGCAACCTCTACCGCGCGCTGCATGCGGTGATCGGCGGCTGGGTGCTGGTGTTCTATCTGCTCAGCGCGCTGACCGGCCTGTGGTGGTCCTATGACTGGTATCGCCAGAGCGTGATCTACGCCCTGACCGGCAAGGCAGCCGAGCAGGAGCATGGCGAGAAGGACGGCAAGGAGCCCAAGGGGCCGCCCCCGGTTCTGGCCCCCGCGTGGGCGAGCTTCCTGCAGGCCAGCGGCGGCAAATATGAAAGCCTGCGCATCACCATCCCCAAGGGCGACAAGCCGGTCGATATCCGCGCTCTGGTCCCCGGCGCGCGGCATGACCGCATGACCGACAATTACCGCATCGATGCCCAGAGCGGCGAGGTGGTGAAGGCGGACCTTTACGCCAAGCGCAAGCTGGGCGTGGTGATCACCACCAGCGTCTATGAGCTGCATCGCGGCGCGTTTTTCGGGCTGATCGGGCGGATCATCATGTTGATCACCAGCCTGACCATGCCGCTGTTCTTTGTCACGGGCCTGCTGCTGTACTTTGCGCGGCGGCGTAAAAAGCGTGAGTTGAAGGCGGTGGACGCGCCCGTGCTGGCTAACGCTGGTGGCAGCGGCGAGACGCTGGTCGTCTATGCCAGCCAGACCGGCGGGGCCGAGCGCCTTGCCCGCCAGACGGCGGCGGCTTTCGACGATGCGCAACTGGTCGCCCTGCCGCAGCTGGATGAGGCAATGCTGGCCAAGGCCCGTCGCGCGCTTCTGGTGGTCAGCACCTATGGCGAGGGCGAGGCGCCCGATCATGCTCGCAGCTTCGCCCGCAAGGCGATGGCCGCGCCCGCTGCTCTGGGCGAGCTGGATTATGCCGTGCTGGCGCTGGGTGACCGCGAATATCCCGATTTCTGCGCCTTTGGCCATCAGGTCGATCACTGGCTGCATCAAGGCGGCGCGCGCCGCCTGTTCGACATGATCGAGGTCGATGGCGACGATCCCGATGCCCAGCGCCAGTGGCAGCAGCAGATCGCCTCGATCGGCGCGCATGGCGAATTGCCCGATTGGCAGCCCGCAAGCTATGACCGCTGGCGTCTGGCCGAGCGCCAGCTGCTCAATCCGGGCAGCGCGGGCGGACCGGCCTATCATATCGTGCTTGAACCGCTTGGCGATGCCGCGCGTGACTGGGAAGCGGGCGATATCGCCGAGGTGCTGCCACGCCACGATCCCGCTGTGGTCAGCGCATGGCTGGCGCAGGCGGGTCTGGATGGCGCGGCGCTGGTGGAAGGCCGGGCTCTGGCCGATCATCTGGCTGCCAGCATTCTGCCCGACGCCGTGGCCGGACGCGGCGCGCAAGAGATCGTCAACACGCTGCGCCCGCTGCCGCATCGCGAATATTCCATCGCCTCGATTCCGGCCGATGGCAGTGTGCATCTGCTGGTGCGTCAGGCCAGCGACGAGAACGGAAAGCTGGGGCTGGGCTCGGGTTGGCTGACGGCCTTTGCACCACTCGGCGGCGAGATCGCCATGCGCCTGCATGCCAATGTCAATTTCCGGGCGCCTGCCGACCCCGCGCCCATGGTGCTGATCGGCAATGGCACCGGGCTGGCGGGGCTGCGCGCTCATCTGCGCCACCGCGCCGCCCATGGCATCGGTGAAAGCTGGCTGATGCTGGGCGAGCGCAACGCTGCTCATGATGCCTTCCATGAGGCGGAACTGCTGGCGGCGGTGTCTGCAGGCAGCCTGACGCGGCTGGACCGCACATGGTCCCGCGATGCGGGCGATGGCCGCTATGTGCAGGCGCTGCTGGCCGATCATGCGGAAGAACTGCGCGCATGGGTTCAGCGCGGCGCATCGATCTATGTCTGCGGCAGCCTGAAAGGCATGGCTCCGGCGGTGGACGCTGCCCTGCGCGCCGCACTGGGCGACGAAACCGTCGAGGCGATGATGGAGGAAGGCCGCTACAAGCGCGACATCTACTGA